Proteins from a genomic interval of Rosa chinensis cultivar Old Blush chromosome 2, RchiOBHm-V2, whole genome shotgun sequence:
- the LOC112188411 gene encoding 7-deoxyloganetin glucosyltransferase, whose translation MEAIKPHAVFIPVPAQSHIKAMLKLAKILHHRGFHITFVNTEFNHKRFLKSQGPNSLDGFPDFRFEAIPDGLPESDEDATQDVALLCDSIKKNFLAPFCALIMKLNITNPPVSCIVSDGCMSTFTITAAEEFGVPVAMFYTIAACSFMGFTQYPSLIEKGLAPLKDESCFTNGFLDKVIDWIPGMKEIRLRDLPTFFQTTNPDDIIFNYFIEATGPRIQKASAVVLHTFDALEQDVLDALSSMLPHVYAIGPIQLLLNQIPEHPLNPMGYSLWKEEPECLEWLENRAPNSVVYVNFGSVAVLTPKQLVEFGWGLANSKYPFFWVIRPDLVIGESAILPPEFVAEIKDRGLLASWCPQEQVLNHPSVGGFLTHSGWNSTIESLTAGVPMLCWPFFGDQQTDCYFCCKEWGVGMEISNDVKRDEVEKLVKELMGGEKGKKMRNKALNWKKLAQEATAPHGCSSINLDNLVNQVLLRKS comes from the exons ATGGAAGCTATTAAGCCTCATGCTGTTTTTATTCCAGTTCCAGCTCAAAGCCATATAAAGGCAATGCTTAAACTAGCAAAAATCCTCCATCATAGAGGCTTTCATATCACCTTTGTCAACACAGAGTTCAATCACAAGAGATTTCTTAAATCTCAAGGACCAAACTCCCTAGATGGCTTCCCTGACTTTCGGTTCGAAGCCATTCCAGATGGGCTTCCAGAATCGGATGAAGATGCCACCCAAGATGTTGCTTTGCTTTGTGACTCTATCAAGAAAAATTTCTTAGCTCCTTTTTGTGCCCTTATCATGAAACTGAACATTACTAATCCTCCAGTGAGTTGTATAGTTTCAGATGGTTGCATGTCGACATTCACCATCACAGCTGCTGAAGAATTTGGAGTTCCAGTAGCAATGTTCTACACCATTGCTGCTTGCAGCTTCATGGGGTTTACACAATATCCCAGTTTGATCGAAAAAGGACTTGCACCACTTAAAG ATGAGAGCTGCTTCACCAATGGGTTTTTAGACAAGGTAATAGACTGGATTCCAGGAATGAAAGAAATTCGTTTAAGGGATCTCCCAACATTCTTTCAAACAACAAATCCCGATGACATCATTTTTAACTACTTCATAGAAGCAACAGGCCCAAGAATTCAGAAAGCTTCTGCTGTTGTTCTCCATACATTTGATGCATTGGAACAAGATGTTTTGGATGCTCTCTCATCTATGCTTCCACATGTTTATGCCATTGGACCTATCCAATTACTTCTCAATCAGATACCGGAACACCCTCTGAATCCTATGGGTTACAGTCTATGGAAAGAAGAACCAGAGTGCCTTGAGTGGCTGGAGAACAGGGCACCAAATTCAGTTGTTTATGTGAATTTTGGTAGCGTAGCAGTCTTGACACCAAAACAGCTCGTAGAGTTTggttggggacttgcaaacAGCAAGTATCCTTTCTTCTGGGTAATTAGGCCTGATCTGGTTATTGGCGAGTCAGCAATTTTGCCACCTGAATTTGTAGCTGAGATCAAAGATAGAGGTCTGCTAGCAAGTTGGTGCCCACAAGAGCAAGTACTCAACCATCCATCCGTTGGAGGGTTTCTAACACACAGTGGCTGGAATTCAACCATTGAGAGTTTGACGGCCGGAGTGCCTATGTTGTGTTGGCCATTCTTTGGCGACCAGCAGACAGACTGTTACTTTTGTTGCAAGGAATGGGGTGTTGGCATGGAAATCAGTAACGATGTCAAGAGAGACGAAGTAGAGAAGCTTGTTAAAGAGTTAATGGGGGGAGAGAAGGgcaagaaaatgagaaacaaggCCTTGAATTGGAAGAAACTTGCGCAAGAAGCCACTGCTCCACATGGCTGTTCATCCATAAACTTGGACAATTTAGTGAATCAAGTGCTACTAAGGAAAAGCTAG